The Syngnathus typhle isolate RoL2023-S1 ecotype Sweden linkage group LG3, RoL_Styp_1.0, whole genome shotgun sequence genome window below encodes:
- the ppp3r1b gene encoding calcineurin subunit B type 1b, whose amino-acid sequence MGNEASYALDMCSHFDADEIKRLGKRFKKLDLDNSGSLSVEEFMSLPELQQNPLVQRVIDIFDTDGNGEVDFKEFIEGVSQFSVKGDKEQKLRFAFRIYDMDKDGYISNGELFQVLKMMVGNNLKDTQLQQIVDKTIINADKDGDGRISFEEFCAVVGGLDIHKKMVVDV is encoded by the exons ATG gGGAACGAAGCCAGTTATGCTCTGGACATGTGCTCCCACT TCGACGCGGACGAGATTAAGCGTCTGGGCAAGCGCTTCAAGAAACTGGACCTGGACAACTCGGGTTCTCTGAGCGTGGAGGAGTTCATGTCGCTGCCCGAGTTGCAGCAGAACCCTCTGGTGCAGCGCGTCATCGACATCTTTGACACGGATGGCAACGGCGAAGTGGACTTCAAAG AATTCATTGAGGGCGTCTCTCAGTTCAGCGTCAAAGGAGATAAGGAGCAAAAGTTACGAT TCGCCTTCCGCATCTACGACATGGACAAAGACGGCTACATCTCCAACGGCGAGCTGTTCCAGGTTCTGAAGATGATGGTGGGCAACAACCTAAAGGACACGCAGCTGCAGCAGATCGTTGACAAAACTATCATCAATGCCGACAAGGACGGCGACGGAAGGATATCCTTCGAGGAGTTCTGTGCG
- the cnrip1a gene encoding CB1 cannabinoid receptor-interacting protein 1a, whose translation MDDVPDLVHISISLWIQPNDGDVFFKVDGSRFGQTRTVKLLTGSKYKIQVLVKPGTVEATNMNIGGVVFPLEEQSRDVDGVVYHGRYDTEGVPHTKSGDRQPVQVSIQFGRAGTFETLWQAKYYNYYKREHCQFGNKFSSIEYECKPNETRTLMWINKEAFN comes from the exons ATGGACGACGTCCCGGACTTGGTTCACATCTCCATCTCGTTGTGGATCCAACCCAACGACGGCGACGTCTTCTTCAAGGTGGACGGAAGCCGGTTCGGACAAACCCGAACCGTCAAGCTGCTCACTGGCTCCAAATACAAAATCCAAGTCCTCGTCAAGCCCGGAACCGTCGAGGCCAC CAACATGAACATCGGCGGCGTGGTCTTCCCGCTGGAGGAGCAGTCTCGGGACGTCGACGGCGTCGTCTACCACGGACGCTACGACACCGAAGGCGTCCCGCACACCAAGAGCGGCGACCGGCAGCCCGTGCAAGTCAGCATCCAG TTTGGGCGCGCGGGCACCTTCGAGACGCTTTGGCAGGCCAAGTACTACAACTACTACAAGCGCGAGCACTGCCAGTTCGGCAACAAGTTCAGCAGCATCGAGTACGAGTGCAAACCCAACGAGACGCGCACCCTCATGTGGATCAACAAGGAGGCCTTCAACTGA
- the LOC133151407 gene encoding voltage-dependent T-type calcium channel subunit alpha-1H-like → MPPIQPADLLAYLCFGVSARARRGLHGAPRLPQEFRARGRRAVTMDGRRSPVLPVMTDASEPEAHSGGASPQRRVSPEGEEEAEKLPYPWLAPVVLLALTQSSPPRSWCLRAVCHPWFERVSILAILLNCVTLGMFQPCDDTPVLLQALDDGIFAFFAGEMLVKMVALGIVGHNGYLGDPWNRLDFFIVVVGMLEYSLDGHNVSLSAIRTVRVLRPLRAINRVPSMRILVTLLLDTLPMLGNVLALCFFVFFIFGVVGVQLWAGLLRNRCFMADDVKTRLDVSTLSLYYRPGATDEHPFICSAERDNGMLRCADVPRRRVAGRACSLAAGERPAAAPAGAGPSCVNWHQYYNECRAGELNPHKGAINFDNIGYAWIAIFQVITLEGWVDIMYYVMDAHSFYNFIYFIFLIIVGSFFMINLCLVVIATQFSETKQREHQLMKSEQRARQLHQSASTLASDSQPGSCYEEMMRYAAHLGRKAGRRLSRTLARAGPLCARRRRDPSRTNGLARRHSGHVSGDPHGPLEDPSNGGFNYPVIAPLLRHPDAQSAHRTRAVATETDDVLPLQLVAEHGGRAELPGELPSAEAACPHCDRRNRAWRPRNESPGGRAAGGGGGGGWACWAQVRSKLELIVASRYFNRGIMMAILINTLSMGIEYHQQPQELTDTLEITNVVFTSVFSLEMLLKVAALGLWGYVKNPYDGFDGVIVVISVWEVAGQAQGGLSVLRTFRLLRVLKLVRFLPALRRQLLVLVKTMDNVATFCMLLVLFIFIFSILGMHLFGCKFGLRQDSGDTLPDRKNFDSLLWATVTVFQILTQEDWNAVLYNGMASTTPLAALYFVALMTFGNYVLFNLLVAILVEGFQAEGDASRSDWDNEARSLSYEDEEKLRELYAAELKIWAMMGSPNGPLNPRASMPVVGQAEATPIVIYASALESLQQQRELLFQRQDTLGLPALSSSTEGPPQSPGRSAQTESPLSQRGRTAAAPDDADETLYQKVRKLLEPYQPEWCARHGDWSFFVFAPGNGFRLWCQKTMGHKMFDHIILLFIFLNCITIALERPDIQPHSMERAFLSVSNHIFTLIFVGEMMIKVVALGVCFGEGVYLQSSWNILDGVLVAVSLADILASAVAGGNRILGILRVLRLLRTLRPLRVISRAPGLKLVVETLITSLRPIGNIVLICCAFFIVFGILGVQLFKGKFFHCDGFNVTGITNKTQCLDAGHRWLRRKYNFDNLGQALMSLFVLSCKDGWVSIMYDGLDAVGVDQQPVRNNNPWMLLFFISFLLIVSFFVLNMFVGVVVENFHKCRQQQEEEEARLREEKRRKRLEKRRRKALEKPYYADYSPLRRSIHSVCTSHYLDLFITIIIFTNLLTMSMEHYKQPRYLVEILKYCNYVFTLVFVIEAVLKLVALGLRRFFKDRWNQLDLAIVLLSIMGITLEEIDLNASLPINPTIIRIMRVLRITRVLKLLKMATGMRALLDTVMQALPQVGNLGLLFMLLFFIYAALGVELFGKLECSEENPCEGLSRHATFHNFGMAFLTLFRVSTGDNWNGIMKDTLRECRPGERHCLSYLPLISPVYFVTFVLTAQFVLVNVVVAVLMKHLEESNKEAQLEEMEERREREEAAHRNSAASGGGEPAAAAADVPAQARSEERCPGKPPSFGRMMSLPGDGWQPLGCVPYDACLAYGYSGSVSSLGSGSSLQVPGALPAIGHASLGSGQGGRPVIRLSMDGDSPRRSGPPDRRRRLDSARSVDGRRSSPSRAAAEPRRLSSAGHSLDGCRPALVSSCSVDRQPSLKASGGRSQWLSPEGSLDRNKLSPSYVPDLEIPTSFRATGRRLRRQEAVRCDSSDRIASADDVSGSRLVGPASSRSTPPCRRSSSVHTAKFTRAQRVISCRGGDEAGKDTGTSESRPADDEEVRPMEARSHRHLAASPDADEACGRLGRSVSPASSGNKKERVSPPPGEQPLATAAQLTDSSVELRRRTLSLDAAAHPESD, encoded by the exons ATGCCCCCCATCCAACCCGCGGATTTACTTGCGTATCTTTGTTTTGGAGTGAGCGCGCGCGCAAGGCGGGGTCTCCATGGAGCACCGAGGCTCCCACAGGAGTTCCGGGCGCGCGGCCGACGCGCAGTAACGATGGACGGACGCCGCTCCCCG gtGCTCCCCGTCATGACGGACGCCTCGGAACCAGAAGCGCACAGCGGGGGGGCCTCGCCGCAGCGTCGCGTGTCGCcggaaggggaggaggaagccGAGAAGCTGCCGTACCCCTGGCTGGCCCCAGTGGTTCTGTTGGCGCTTACGCAGAGCAGCCCGCCCAGGTCCTGGTGCCTACGGGCCGTGTGCCACCC CTGGTTCGAGCGTGTCAGCATCTTGGCCATCCTGCTCAACTGCGTGACTTTGGGGATGTTCCAGCCCTGCGACGACACGCCCGTCCTCCTGCAG gcaCTGGACGACGGCATCTTTGCGTTCTTCGCCGGGGAGATGCTGGTCAAGATGGTGGCGCTGGGGATCGTCGGCCACAACGGCTACCTGGGAGACCCGTGGAACCGGCTGGACTTCTTCATCGTGGTGGTGGG GATGCTGGAGTACTCGCTGGACGGCCACAACGTCAGCCTGTCGGCCATTCGCACCGTGCGCGTCCTGCGGCCACTCAGGGCCATCAACAGGGTTCCCA gcATGCGCATTCTGGTGACGCTGCTGCTAGACACGCTTCCCATGCTGGGCAACGTGTTGGCGCTGTGCTTCTTCGTCTTCTTCATCTTTGGCGTGGTGGGCGTGCAGCTGTGGGCGGGGCTCCTGAGGAACCGTTGCTTCATGGCGGACGACGTCAAGAC GCGCCTGGACGTGTCCACGCTGAGCCTTTACTACCGGCCGGGCGCCACCGACGAGCACCCGTTCATCTGCTCGGCCGAGCGGGACAACGGCATGCTGCGCTGCGCCGACGTGCCCCGCCGCCGCGTGGCCGGCAGGGCCTGCTCGCTGGCGGCCGGGGAAAGGCCGGCCGCGGCGCCGGCGGGGGCCGGCCCGTCGTGCGTCAACTGGCACCAGTACTACAACGAGTGTCGCGCCGGCGAGCTGAACCCGCACAAGGGAGCCATCAACTTTGACAACATTGGCTACGCCTGGATTGCCATTTTTCAG GTCATCACGCTGGAAGGCTGGGTGGACATCATGTACTACGTCATGGACGCCCACTCCTTCTACAACTTCATCTACTTCATCTTCCTCATTATC GTGGGCTCCTTCTTCATGATCAACCTGTGCCTGGTGGTGATCGCCACGCAGTTCTCGGAGACCAAGCAGCGCGAGCACCAGCTGATGAAGTCGGAGCAGCGCGCCCGCCAACTGCACCAGTCGGCGTCCACGCTGGCCAGCGACAGCCAGCCGGGCAGCTGCTACGAGGAGATGATGCGCTACGCGGCGCACTTGGGCCGCAAGGCGGGCCGCCGCCTGTCCCGAACGCTGGCCCGGGCCGGCCCGCTCTGCGCCCGGCGCCGCCGGGACCCATCCCGGACCAACGGGCTGGCGCGCCGGCATTCCGGCCACGTGTCGGGCGACCCGCACGGGCCGCTAGAAGACCCGAGTAACGGAGGCTTCAATTATCCCGTCATAGCGCCGCTCCTCAGGCACCCGGACGCACAGAGCGCGCATCGCACGAGAGCGGTCGCCACGGAGACCGACGACGTGCTGCCACTGCAGCTCGTGGCCGAACACG GCGGTCGCGCGGAGCTGCCGGGCGAGCTCCCGTCGGCGGAGGCGGCCTGTCCGCACTGCGACCGCCGCAACCGAGCGTGGCGGCCCCGCAACGAGAGCCCGGGCGGGAGGGCggcaggcggcggcggcggcggagggtgGGCATGCTGGGCTCAAGTCAGGAGCAAACTGGAGCTCATCGTGGCTAGCCGATACTTCAACAGAGGCATCATGATGGCCATCCTCATCAACACGCTGTCCATGGGAATCGAGTACCACCAGCAG CCGCAGGAGCTGACGGACACGTTGGAGATCACCAACGTGGTGTTCACCAGCGTCTTCAGCCTGGAGATGCTGCTCAAAGTGGCGGCGCTCGGCCTCTGGGGCTACGTCAAGAACCCGTACGACGGCTTCGACGgcgtcatcgtcgtcatcag CGTGTGGGAGGTGGCGGGCCAGGCGCAGGGCGGCCTGTCGGTGCTGCGGACCTTCCGCCTGCTGCGGGTTCTCAAGTTGGTGCGCTTCCTGCCGGCGCTGAGGAGGCAGCTGCTGGTGCTCGTCAAGACCATGGACAACGTGGCCACCTTCTGCATGCTGCTCGTGCTCTTCATTTTCATCTTcag CATCCTGGGCATGCACCTGTTTGGATGCAAGTTTGGCTTGCGCCAAGACAGCGGAGACACGCTCCCCGACAGGAAGAACTTTGACTCGCTGCTTTGGGCCACCGTCACCGTCTTCCAG ATCCTGACGCAGGAGGACTGGAACGCCGTCCTGTACAACGGCATGGCGTCCACCACGCCGCTGGCGGCGCTCTATTTTGTGGCGCTCATGACCTTCGGCAACTACGTCCTCTTCAACCtgctggtggccatcttggtggAAGGCTTCCAGGCCGAA GGCGACGCCAGCCGCTCGGATTGGGACAATGAGGCCCGCTCGCTGTCGTACGAGGACGAGGAGAAGCTGAGGGAGTTGTACGCCGCCG AGCTGAAGATCTGGGCCATGATGGGCAGCCCCAACGGTCCCCTGAACCCCAGGGCGTCCATGCCCGTCGTCGGGCAGGCGGAAGCCACGCCCATCGTGATCTACGCCAGTGCGCTGGAGAGCCTCCAGCAGCAGAGGGAGCTG CTTTTTCAACGCCAAGACACGCTAGGCCTGCCCGCATTGTCGTCGTCAACGGAGGGGCCCCCGCAGAGCCCGGGCCGGTCGGCCCAGACGGAGTCGCCGCTGTCCCAGCGCGGCCGGACGGCCGCTGCTCCCGACGATGCGGAcgag ACTTTGTACCAGAAAGTGCGCAAACTGCTGGAGCCGTACCAGCCCGAGTGGTGCGCCCGGCACGGCGACTGGTCATTCTTCGTCTTTGCTCCGGGCAACGG CTTCAGGCTGTGGTGCCAGAAGACCATGGGCCACAAGATGTTTGACCACATCATCCtgctcttcatcttcctcaACTGCATCACCATTGCGCTGGAGAGGCCCGACATTCAGCCGCACAGCATG GAGCGCGCCTTCCTCAGCGTGTCCAACCACATCTTCACTCTCATCTTTGTGGGCGAAATGATGATCaag GTGGTGGCCTTGGGCGTGTGCTTTGGAGAGGGCGTCTATCTGCAGAGCAGCTGGAACATCCTGGACGGGGTCCTGGTGGCCGTGTCCCTGGCGGACATCCTGGCCTCGGCGGTGGCGGGCGGCAACCGCATCCTGGGCATCCTGCGCGTCCTGCGGCTGCTGCGCACGCTGCGACCGCTCAG GGTGATCAGTCGAGCTCCGGGCCTCAAACTGGTGGTGGAGACGCTGATCACGTCGCTCAGGCCCATCGGCAACATCGTCCTCATCTGCTGCGCGTTCTTCATTGTCTTTGGCATTCTGGGCGTTCAG tTATTCAAAGGCAAGTTCTTCCACTGCGACGGCTTCAACGTGACCGGCATCACCAACAAGACGCAGTGCTTGGATGCGGGCCACCGCTGGCTACGCAGGAAGTACAACTTTGACAACCTGGGACAG gCGCTGATGTCTCTCTTTGTGCTGTCGTGCAAAGACGGCTGGGTCAGCATCATGTACGACGGGCTGGACGCGGTCGGCGTGGACCAGCAG CCCGTGCGCAACAACAACCCGTGGATGCTGCTCTTCTTCATCTCCTTCCTGCTCATCGTCAGCTTCTTTGTGCTCAACATGTTTGTGGGCGTGGTGGTGGAGAACTTCCACAAGTGTCgccagcagcaggaggaggaggaggcccgCCTCCGCGAGGAGAAGCGACGCAAGCGCCTGGAGAAGAGGCGCCGCA AGGCCCTGGAGAAGCCGTACTACGCCGACTACTCGCCGTTGCGTCGCTCCATCCACAGCGTGTGCACCAGCCACTATCTGGACCtcttcatcaccatcatcatcttcaccaACCTGCTCACCATGAGCATGGAGCATTACAAGCAGCCCCGG TACCTGGTGGAGATCCTCAAGTACTGCAACTACGTCTTCACGCTGGTGTTTGTCATCGAGGCCGTCCTCAAGCTGGTGGCGCTCGGCCTTCGGCGCTTCTTCAAAGACAG GTGGAACCAGTTGGACCTGGCCATCGTGCTGCTGTCCATCATGGGAATCACGCTGGAAGAAATCGACCTGAACGCCTCGCTGCCCATCAACCCCACCATCATCCGCATCATGAGGGTGCTGCGCATCACGCGCG TTCTGAAGCTGCTGAAGATGGCTACAGGGATGCGAGCTCTGCTGGACACCGTCATGCAGGCGCTGCCTCAG gTGGGGAATCTGGGTCTGCTCTTCATGTTGCTGTTCTTCATCTATGCAGCTCTGGGAGTTGAGCTCTTTGGAAAACTGG AGTGTTCCGAGGAGAACCCGTGCGAGGGCCTGAGCCGTCACGCCACCTTCCACAACTTTGGCATGGCCTTCCTGACACTCTTCCGAGTGTCCACTGGGGACAACTGGAACGGGATCATGAAG GACACGCTGCGCGAGTGCCGCCCAGGCGAGCGCCACTGCCTCAGCTACCTGCCGCTGATCTCGCCCGTCTACTTTGTCACCTTCGTGCTGACGGCGCAGTTTGTGCTGGTCAACGTGGTGGTGGCCGTCCTCATGAAGCACCTGGAGGAGAGCAACAAGGAGGCGCAGCTGGAGGAGATGGAGGAGCGGAGGGAGCGCGAGGAGGCCGCCCACAGGAACAGCGCCGCCTCGGGGGGCGGggagcccgccgccgccgccgccgacgtgCCCGCTCAG GCGCGGTCAGAGGAGCGTTGCCCCGGGAAGCCGCCGAGCTTCGGCCGCATGATGTCGCTGCCCGGCGACGGATGGCAGCCGCTCGGGTGCGTGCCGTACGACGCCTGCCTGGCCTACGGCTACTCAG GCTCGGTGTCGTCGCTGGGCTCCGGCTCCTCGTTGCAGGTCCCGGGCGCCCTCCCCGCCATCGGCCACGCCTCGCTGGGCTCGGGACAAGGCGGCCGCCCCGTCATCCGCCTCAGCATGGACGGAGACTCGCCCCGCCGAAGCGGCCCGCccgaccgccgccgccgcctagaCTCAGCCCGCAGCGTGGACGGGCGCCGCTCGAGCCCCTCCCGGGCCGCCGCCGAGCCTCGCCGACTGAGCTCGGCCGGCCACAGCCTGGATGGGTGCAGGCCCGCCCTGGTGTCCAGCTGCAGCGTGGACAGACAGCCGTCGCTCAAGGCCTCCGGGGGGCGCTCTCAGTGGCTGAGCCCTGAAGGCAGTCTGGATCGCAACAAGCTAAGCCCCTCGTACGTCCCCGACCTGGAGATCCCGACGTCGTTCCGTGCAACCGGTCGGCGGCTGCGCAGACAA GAGGCCGTGCGCTGCGATTCGTCCGATCGGATCGCCTCGGCCGACGACGTTTCGGGCAGCCGCCTGGTCGGACCCGCGTCTTCTCGCTCCACGCCGCCCTGCCGGCGCTCATCCAGCGTTCACACCGCCAAGTTCACTCGAGCGCAGAGAGTCATCTCGTGCCGCGGCGGCGACGAGGCGGGAAAAGACACGGGGACTTCGGAGTCCCGGCCGGCGGACGACGAGGAAGTGCGGCCCATGGAAGCGCGCTCGCACAGACACCTGGCGGCGTCGCCCGATGCCGACGAGGCCTGCGGGCGCCTCGGCCGATCCGTCTCGCCGGCGTCGAGTGGAAACAAAAAGGAGCGGGTGAGCCCGCCCCCGGGGGAGCAGCCGCTTGCCACGGCTGCGCAGTTGACGGACAGCAGCGTGGAGCTCAGGAGGCGGACGCTGTCGCTGGATGCCGCCGCTCATCCCGAGTCCGACTGA